The proteins below come from a single Beutenbergia cavernae DSM 12333 genomic window:
- a CDS encoding metallopeptidase family protein, with amino-acid sequence MARVIEMSREEFEACVADGLDLVPTELTELMDNVVVLVEDDPPSSEDPELLGLYEGTPLTERDSWWAAGSLPDRITIFRNPTLAICDTRDDVAEEVAVTVVHEIAHHFGIDDERLHELGWG; translated from the coding sequence ATGGCACGCGTGATCGAGATGTCCCGCGAGGAGTTCGAGGCGTGCGTCGCCGACGGCCTGGACCTGGTGCCGACCGAGCTCACCGAGCTCATGGACAACGTGGTGGTGCTCGTCGAGGACGATCCGCCGTCGTCGGAGGACCCCGAGCTGCTCGGTCTCTACGAGGGCACGCCGCTCACCGAGCGCGACTCCTGGTGGGCGGCCGGCTCGCTCCCGGACCGCATCACGATCTTCCGCAATCCGACCCTGGCGATCTGCGACACGCGCGACGACGTCGCCGAGGAGGTGGCCGTCACGGTGGTCCACGAGATCGCGCACCACTTCGGGATCGACGACGAGCGGCTGCACGAGCTCGGCTGGGGCTGA